A single region of the Sphingobium sp. TKS genome encodes:
- a CDS encoding plasmid stabilization protein encodes MPQGDKSSYTDKQKRKAEHIEQGYEDRGVSRQEAERRAWATVNKESGGGNKSGSGRGKPDSHASSRKGGRKGGAASARRPAADRSAAAKKGWETRRKRTHAKSG; translated from the coding sequence ATGCCCCAAGGCGACAAGAGCAGCTACACCGACAAGCAGAAGCGCAAGGCCGAGCATATCGAGCAGGGCTATGAGGATCGCGGCGTTTCCCGCCAGGAGGCGGAACGGCGGGCCTGGGCGACGGTGAACAAGGAATCGGGAGGCGGCAACAAATCCGGTTCCGGCCGGGGCAAGCCGGACAGCCATGCCTCGTCGCGCAAGGGCGGCAGGAAGGGCGGCGCCGCATCGGCCCGGCGCCCGGCGGCGGATCGCTCCGCCGCCGCTAAGAAGGGCTGGGAAACCCGCCGAAAAAGGACACATGCCAAAAGCGGTTAG
- a CDS encoding MATE family efflux transporter, with protein MPSPWRLEAGALTALALPMIAGNIAWAGIAATDLLLLGRLGASAVASGALAINLFNALLIFGMGLVTAAAPLIATERGRRRHSVRDVRRTVHQTLRAAALFVLPAWALLWESEAILLLMGQEADLAAQAGELMRGLQWALLPFLGFTTLRNFISALERPVWGLVIMVCAIPINVLAGWALIFGHLGFPALGMFGAGIASSLSSSFLFFGLLSVILIDRRFRRYRLLGRFWTRDRERHRTVWALGLPIAITLGLETTVFNASAFLMGLIDRDSLAAHAVAIQIAALVFMVPMGIGQAATVRVGLAYGKRDRAAVGRAGWLALAIGTGFALMAATMLILFPRTLISAFLDLRDPANQRTAALAISFLGVAALFQLVDAAQAVGAGVLRGIQDTRVPMIVALIGYWVIGIGIGVILAFPLGLKGLGIWLGLASGLGVVAISLVARWALRERLHLLPQARSI; from the coding sequence ATGCCTTCACCCTGGCGCCTGGAGGCCGGGGCGCTGACGGCGCTCGCGCTGCCGATGATCGCGGGCAATATCGCCTGGGCGGGGATCGCCGCGACCGATCTGCTGCTGCTCGGCCGGTTGGGGGCGAGCGCGGTGGCTTCAGGGGCGCTGGCGATCAACCTGTTCAACGCGCTGCTGATCTTCGGCATGGGGCTGGTCACCGCCGCCGCGCCGCTGATCGCCACGGAGCGCGGGCGGCGGCGGCATTCGGTGCGCGATGTCCGGCGGACGGTGCACCAGACGCTGCGCGCGGCGGCGCTGTTCGTGCTGCCCGCCTGGGCCTTGCTATGGGAAAGCGAGGCGATCCTGCTGCTGATGGGGCAGGAAGCCGACCTTGCGGCCCAAGCAGGCGAATTGATGCGCGGGCTGCAATGGGCGCTGCTGCCCTTCCTGGGCTTTACCACCCTGCGCAATTTCATTTCCGCGCTCGAACGTCCTGTCTGGGGTCTGGTCATCATGGTCTGCGCCATCCCGATCAACGTGCTGGCGGGGTGGGCGCTGATCTTCGGGCATCTGGGCTTTCCCGCGCTGGGGATGTTCGGCGCGGGGATCGCCAGCAGCCTGTCCTCCTCCTTCCTGTTCTTCGGGCTGCTCTCCGTCATCCTGATCGACCGGCGGTTCCGTCGCTATCGGCTGCTCGGGCGTTTCTGGACGCGGGACCGGGAACGGCACCGCACGGTCTGGGCGCTGGGCCTGCCGATCGCGATCACCCTGGGGCTGGAAACGACCGTGTTCAACGCCTCCGCCTTTCTGATGGGGCTGATCGACCGCGACTCGCTGGCGGCGCATGCGGTGGCGATCCAGATCGCGGCGCTGGTCTTCATGGTGCCGATGGGCATTGGCCAGGCCGCGACGGTGCGCGTGGGCCTCGCCTATGGGAAGCGGGACCGGGCGGCGGTCGGCCGGGCGGGTTGGCTGGCGCTGGCGATCGGGACCGGATTCGCGCTCATGGCTGCGACGATGCTGATCCTCTTTCCCCGGACGCTGATCTCGGCCTTTCTGGATCTGCGCGACCCGGCCAATCAGCGAACGGCCGCGCTGGCGATCAGCTTTCTCGGCGTGGCCGCGTTATTCCAATTGGTGGACGCCGCGCAAGCGGTCGGCGCGGGTGTGCTGCGGGGCATACAGGATACCAGGGTGCCGATGATCGTCGCGCTGATCGGCTATTGGGTGATCGGCATCGGCATCGGCGTCATCCTTGCCTTTCCGCTGGGCCTCAAGGGGCTGGGCATCTGGCTGGGCCTGGCGAGCGGCCTTGGAGTCGTGGCGATCTCGCTCGTGGCGCGCTGGGCGCTGCGCGAGCGGCTGCACCTGTTGCCGCAGGCGCGAAGCATCTGA
- a CDS encoding trimeric intracellular cation channel family protein, with translation MNQTLLPQIGPVLETLSIVGTFVFAASGALAAARLRQTLVTFAFFALVTGVGGGTVRDLLIGAPVFWVRDAVPAIACMIAALLVWFTPRRWWSDHALDWLDAVGLAAFAVYGAAKAMSYGVPPLVAAMMGVVTGCVGGIMRDLLAGEPSILLRPELYVTAAALAAGLFVFLRWMGLDVPFAGLIAALIGFLLRAIAIWKGLGLPHYQPEDRNSRA, from the coding sequence GTGAACCAGACGCTGCTGCCGCAGATCGGCCCGGTCCTCGAAACGCTGAGCATCGTCGGCACCTTCGTGTTCGCGGCGTCCGGCGCGCTGGCGGCCGCGCGCCTGCGCCAGACGCTCGTCACCTTCGCCTTCTTCGCGTTGGTGACTGGGGTAGGGGGCGGCACGGTGCGCGACCTGCTGATCGGCGCGCCGGTCTTCTGGGTCCGTGACGCCGTGCCCGCCATCGCCTGCATGATCGCGGCGCTGCTCGTCTGGTTCACCCCCCGCCGCTGGTGGAGCGATCATGCTCTCGACTGGCTCGATGCGGTGGGCCTTGCCGCCTTTGCCGTCTATGGCGCGGCCAAGGCGATGAGCTATGGCGTCCCGCCCCTGGTGGCGGCGATGATGGGCGTCGTCACCGGCTGCGTCGGCGGCATCATGCGCGATCTGCTGGCGGGGGAGCCTTCCATCCTGCTGCGGCCCGAACTCTATGTCACGGCGGCGGCGCTGGCGGCGGGCCTTTTCGTGTTCCTGCGCTGGATGGGGCTGGATGTTCCCTTTGCGGGGCTGATCGCCGCCCTGATCGGTTTCCTGCTGCGCGCCATCGCCATATGGAAGGGTCTGGGTCTGCCGCATTACCAGCCGGAAGATCGAAATAGCCGCGCCTAA
- the gpmA gene encoding 2,3-diphosphoglycerate-dependent phosphoglycerate mutase has protein sequence MPTLVLIRHGQSAWNLENRFTGWWDVDVTEKGAEEARAAGRLMAQKGLDFDQCYTSVQTRAIKTLNLALEEMGRLWLPVEKDWRLNERHYGGLTGLNKAETAAKHGDDQVKIWRRSFDTPPPPLEAGSEFDLSKDRRYAGIPIPSTESLKDTIARVLPYWEERIAPDLKAGKRVVISAHGNSLRALVKHLSNIPDDEITELEIPTGQPIVYELNDDLTAKDRYYLSER, from the coding sequence ATGCCCACGCTCGTCCTCATCCGTCACGGCCAGTCGGCCTGGAATCTCGAAAACCGCTTCACCGGCTGGTGGGATGTGGACGTGACCGAAAAGGGCGCCGAGGAAGCCCGCGCCGCCGGTCGCCTGATGGCGCAAAAGGGGCTGGATTTCGACCAGTGCTACACCTCGGTCCAGACCCGCGCGATCAAGACGCTGAACCTCGCGCTGGAGGAAATGGGCCGCCTCTGGCTCCCGGTGGAGAAGGACTGGCGCCTCAATGAGCGTCATTATGGCGGCCTCACCGGCCTCAACAAGGCGGAGACGGCGGCCAAGCATGGCGACGATCAGGTGAAGATCTGGCGCCGCAGCTTCGACACGCCCCCGCCGCCGCTGGAAGCAGGCAGCGAGTTCGACCTGTCGAAGGACCGCCGTTATGCCGGCATCCCGATCCCGTCGACGGAATCGCTGAAAGACACCATCGCCCGCGTATTGCCCTATTGGGAAGAACGCATCGCTCCCGACCTGAAGGCGGGCAAGCGCGTCGTCATTTCCGCCCACGGCAACTCGCTCCGCGCGCTGGTGAAGCACCTGTCCAACATCCCCGATGACGAGATCACCGAACTGGAAATCCCGACCGGCCAGCCGATCGTCTATGAGTTGAATGACGACCTGACGGCGAAGGACCGCTATTACCTTTCAGAACGTTAA
- a CDS encoding VIT1/CCC1 transporter family protein has translation MEQSTTIQDMDVIDGHHAVHYVNRVGWLRAAVLGANDGIVSTASLLTGIAASGAARDTILLSGIAALVAGAMSMAAGEYVSVSAQSDTERADLAKEKKALAQQPHTEWEELRDIYVERGLTPDLAGQVATQLMNVDALAAHARDELGISEISTARPIQAALTSAATFSVGAVAPVLAAVASPSHAIVAVAVTSLICLAALGYIGARLGGGGIVRAVARVVFWGVFAMLATSGVGKLFGAAI, from the coding sequence ATGGAACAGTCCACAACCATACAGGACATGGACGTGATCGACGGCCATCACGCGGTCCATTATGTCAACCGGGTCGGCTGGCTCCGCGCCGCCGTGCTGGGCGCCAATGACGGCATCGTCTCGACCGCCAGCCTGCTGACCGGGATCGCGGCTTCCGGCGCGGCGCGGGATACCATCCTTCTTTCCGGCATCGCCGCGCTGGTCGCTGGCGCCATGTCTATGGCGGCGGGCGAATATGTTTCCGTCAGCGCCCAATCCGATACCGAGCGCGCCGATCTGGCCAAGGAAAAGAAGGCGCTGGCCCAGCAACCGCATACGGAATGGGAGGAATTGCGCGACATCTATGTCGAACGCGGCCTGACGCCCGATCTCGCCGGTCAGGTGGCGACGCAGTTGATGAATGTCGACGCCCTTGCCGCCCATGCGCGCGACGAGCTGGGCATTTCCGAAATCAGCACCGCGCGGCCGATTCAGGCCGCGCTGACATCCGCCGCGACCTTTTCCGTCGGAGCCGTCGCGCCTGTATTGGCCGCGGTCGCCAGCCCTTCCCATGCCATCGTCGCCGTTGCCGTCACGTCCCTGATTTGCCTGGCCGCGCTGGGCTATATCGGGGCGCGGCTCGGCGGCGGCGGGATTGTGCGCGCCGTCGCCCGCGTGGTCTTCTGGGGGGTGTTCGCGATGCTCGCGACCTCCGGCGTCGGCAAGCTTTTCGGCGCGGCCATATGA
- a CDS encoding glutathione peroxidase, which produces MTDIQQIPLKTIKGADASLADYAGKVVLAVNVASKCGLTPQYEGLEKLYAEYKDKGLVVAGFPANDFGAQEPGSNDEIATFCTTNFGVDFPMFEKIVVTGPEKHPLYAALTSAQPTAKGEGAAFREKLAGYGITPNPEPELLWNFEKFVIAKDGTVAARFAPTTAPDDAGLIAAIEAELAK; this is translated from the coding sequence ATGACCGATATTCAGCAAATCCCGCTCAAGACCATCAAGGGCGCCGACGCCAGCCTGGCCGACTATGCGGGCAAGGTGGTGCTGGCGGTCAATGTCGCCTCCAAATGCGGCCTGACTCCGCAATATGAGGGTCTTGAGAAGCTTTACGCCGAATATAAGGACAAGGGTCTGGTCGTCGCCGGCTTCCCCGCCAATGATTTCGGCGCGCAGGAACCGGGCAGCAATGACGAGATCGCGACCTTCTGCACCACCAATTTCGGCGTCGATTTCCCAATGTTCGAGAAGATCGTCGTCACCGGCCCGGAAAAGCATCCGCTCTACGCCGCGCTCACCAGCGCCCAGCCGACGGCCAAGGGCGAAGGCGCCGCTTTCCGCGAAAAGCTGGCGGGCTATGGCATCACGCCCAATCCCGAACCCGAGCTGCTCTGGAATTTCGAGAAATTCGTGATCGCCAAGGACGGCACGGTCGCTGCCCGCTTCGCGCCCACGACAGCGCCCGATGACGCGGGCCTGATCGCGGCCATAGAGGCTGAACTGGCGAAATAA
- the sppA gene encoding signal peptide peptidase SppA, translating into MAFVKGMWRILVAIKDGLVLLFLLMFFGLLYAALSWSPKPAQSVSSGALLLKLDGSIVEQPSEVDPMALLTGSRDKSKEYGLADIVAALDAARDDRHVKAVVLNLDGFAGGGQVALARVGKALDAVRAAKKPVFAYATIYSDDSYQLAAHATESWVDPLGGVAIVGRGGSGLYYKGLIDKLGVNTHVYRVGTYKSFVEPFTRTDQSPEAKQANQALANALWEDWQQEVAKARPKARLAAYVRDPAALAEAAGGNLAKAALGAGLVDRLGDEAAFGARVAEVAGDAPDDKAGDFAAIDLKNYMKAHKPANGGEIGVLTVAGDIVDGEAGPGTAAGDTISALLRKALAEKDLKALVVRVDSPGGSVMASEKIRSAIMEARSEGLPVVVSMGNVAASGGYWVSTPANVIFAEPDTITGSIGVFGIIPSFEGTLAKMGVTTDGVKTTPLSGQPDIAGGTTPEFDRIMQMGVEDIYGRFVGLVAQSRRKTPQQIDAIAQGRVWDGGTARQIGLVDRFGGLEDAIAEAAKLAKIDPAKAKPYRIAKKPDKFAEFVQSIVDREDEDDAGAPDGAMGRDLLGRQAMVQRNWALQAVADVRALVSGAGVRADCLECRGYGAPRVAKAADERGLMAVLLGLWR; encoded by the coding sequence TTGGCATTTGTGAAGGGCATGTGGCGCATATTGGTCGCCATCAAGGACGGGCTGGTGCTGCTGTTCCTGCTGATGTTCTTCGGGCTGCTCTATGCCGCCCTGTCCTGGTCGCCCAAGCCCGCGCAGAGCGTGAGCAGCGGCGCGCTGTTGCTGAAGCTGGACGGGAGCATCGTCGAGCAGCCTTCCGAGGTCGATCCGATGGCGTTGCTCACCGGCTCCCGCGACAAGAGCAAGGAATATGGGCTGGCCGATATCGTCGCCGCGCTCGACGCCGCGAGGGACGACAGGCATGTGAAGGCCGTGGTGCTGAACCTGGACGGGTTCGCGGGCGGCGGTCAGGTCGCGCTGGCGCGGGTCGGCAAGGCGCTGGACGCGGTGCGCGCGGCGAAGAAGCCGGTCTTCGCCTATGCCACCATCTATAGCGACGACAGCTATCAACTGGCCGCGCATGCGACCGAAAGCTGGGTCGATCCGCTGGGCGGCGTGGCGATTGTCGGGCGCGGCGGATCGGGGCTTTATTATAAGGGGCTGATCGACAAGCTGGGGGTCAATACCCATGTCTATCGCGTCGGCACCTATAAGAGCTTTGTCGAACCCTTCACCCGCACCGACCAGTCGCCTGAGGCCAAGCAGGCCAATCAGGCGCTTGCCAACGCGCTGTGGGAGGATTGGCAGCAGGAAGTCGCCAAGGCGCGGCCCAAGGCAAGGCTGGCAGCCTATGTGCGCGATCCGGCCGCCTTGGCGGAGGCTGCGGGCGGCAATCTGGCGAAGGCGGCCCTGGGCGCCGGGCTGGTCGACAGGCTGGGCGACGAGGCGGCCTTCGGCGCCCGCGTGGCCGAGGTAGCGGGCGATGCGCCGGACGACAAGGCCGGGGACTTTGCGGCCATCGATCTGAAAAACTACATGAAGGCGCATAAGCCCGCCAATGGCGGCGAGATCGGCGTGCTGACCGTCGCGGGCGATATCGTCGATGGCGAGGCGGGTCCGGGCACTGCTGCGGGCGACACGATTTCGGCGCTGCTGCGCAAGGCACTGGCGGAGAAGGACTTGAAGGCCCTGGTGGTGCGAGTGGATTCGCCGGGCGGGTCGGTGATGGCGTCGGAGAAGATTCGCAGCGCCATCATGGAGGCCAGGTCCGAAGGCCTGCCGGTGGTGGTCTCCATGGGCAATGTGGCGGCGAGCGGCGGCTATTGGGTGTCGACGCCCGCCAATGTGATCTTTGCCGAACCGGACACGATCACCGGCTCGATCGGCGTGTTCGGCATCATTCCGAGCTTCGAGGGCACGCTGGCGAAGATGGGCGTGACCACCGACGGCGTGAAGACGACGCCATTGTCGGGACAGCCGGACATTGCCGGAGGGACGACGCCCGAGTTCGACCGGATCATGCAGATGGGGGTCGAAGATATTTACGGCCGCTTCGTCGGGCTGGTGGCGCAATCCCGGCGCAAGACGCCGCAGCAGATCGACGCGATCGCGCAGGGACGCGTCTGGGACGGGGGCACGGCGCGGCAGATCGGGCTGGTGGATCGCTTCGGCGGGCTGGAGGACGCGATTGCCGAGGCGGCGAAGCTGGCGAAGATCGATCCGGCCAAGGCCAAGCCCTATCGGATCGCAAAGAAACCGGACAAGTTCGCGGAGTTCGTCCAGTCGATCGTGGACCGCGAGGATGAGGATGATGCGGGAGCTCCGGATGGGGCGATGGGGCGCGATCTGCTAGGACGGCAGGCGATGGTGCAGAGGAACTGGGCCTTGCAGGCCGTTGCCGACGTGCGGGCGCTGGTGAGCGGCGCGGGTGTGCGGGCGGATTGTCTGGAGTGCCGGGGCTATGGCGCGCCACGGGTGGCTAAGGCAGCGGATGAGCGGGGGTTGATGGCGGTTTTGCTGGGGCTTTGGCGGTGA
- the rnr gene encoding ribonuclease R, translating into MASTEKKKKSVPSHSKVRPAGFPTREQVMDFITSADQPAGKREIAKAFGLKGQEKIALKALLKDMADEGLIDIGPARAFHKMGGVPKVTVLRIVDVDDTTLIATPERWEAEGQPAPRLRIVERGKRGALTIGDRILARTEEAGRGWVAHPMKKLAKASEELLGVVEEGDGGKLWLRPVDKRIRRDTPISDVGTAKKGDLVLAEPVGRPPRITARVTDILGDPFAPRSFSLIAIHKHGIPHVFSERVEEEAVTASDLALHEEKREDLRHLPIVAIDPVDARDHDDAVWAAPDEDPDNAGGYKAIVAIADVSYYVRPGSALDREARKRGNSVYFPDLVVPMLPHQLSSDMCSLRADEDRAAMACHLVLDASGKVKSWRFSRAIIRVAAVLAYEDAQAAIDGTREEPLLETALKPLWACWALLRKARDKREPLALDLPERRVVLDEYGKIVSVAVRERLDAHMVIEDYMIAANVAAAKALEAKKAPVMYRVHEPPSRDKLVALKDYLATFDIEFALGQVVKPATFNRLIERVGEAEEKPQIMEQILRSQTQAYYAPSNLGHFGLALGSYAHFTSPIRRYADLLVHRALVGAYGLELPAPKGGVIPDRSSLSGEDMENMGRVGEMISQHERRAMEAERETIDRYVAAFLAAHVGDLVEARITGVQSFGFFATVEGLGGDGLVPVSTLGDERFFYDEAGRALEGVESGDRYTVGQRLQLRLAEADPINGALRFELPDALPQRPSFRKDRARPGSARRGRPTNIRHIGAKRGKHRR; encoded by the coding sequence ATGGCATCGACCGAAAAGAAGAAGAAATCCGTTCCCTCCCACAGCAAGGTGCGGCCCGCAGGCTTCCCGACACGCGAACAGGTGATGGATTTCATCACCTCCGCCGACCAACCGGCGGGAAAGCGGGAAATCGCGAAAGCGTTCGGCCTCAAGGGGCAAGAGAAGATCGCGCTCAAAGCCCTGCTCAAGGATATGGCGGATGAGGGACTGATCGACATCGGTCCGGCGCGCGCCTTTCACAAGATGGGCGGCGTGCCGAAGGTGACGGTGCTGCGGATCGTCGATGTCGACGATACGACCCTGATCGCCACGCCCGAACGCTGGGAGGCGGAGGGCCAACCTGCGCCCCGGCTGCGCATCGTGGAACGGGGCAAGAGAGGCGCCCTCACCATCGGTGACCGGATATTAGCGCGGACGGAGGAGGCCGGGCGCGGCTGGGTCGCGCATCCGATGAAGAAGCTCGCCAAGGCCAGCGAGGAATTGCTGGGCGTGGTCGAGGAAGGAGATGGCGGCAAGCTGTGGCTGCGCCCCGTCGACAAGCGCATTCGCCGGGACACGCCGATTTCGGATGTGGGGACCGCGAAGAAGGGCGATCTGGTGTTGGCCGAGCCGGTGGGCCGCCCGCCGCGCATCACGGCGCGGGTAACGGATATATTGGGCGATCCCTTCGCGCCGCGCAGTTTCAGCCTCATCGCCATTCACAAACATGGCATTCCCCACGTCTTTTCCGAGCGGGTGGAGGAGGAGGCGGTCACGGCTTCCGACCTGGCTCTGCATGAGGAAAAGCGGGAGGATCTGCGGCATCTGCCCATCGTCGCCATCGATCCGGTCGATGCGCGGGATCATGACGATGCGGTCTGGGCTGCGCCGGATGAAGACCCGGACAATGCCGGCGGTTACAAGGCGATCGTCGCGATCGCGGACGTCAGCTATTATGTGCGGCCGGGCAGCGCGCTCGACCGGGAGGCGCGCAAGCGCGGGAACAGCGTCTATTTCCCTGACCTCGTCGTGCCGATGCTGCCGCATCAGCTATCTTCGGACATGTGTTCGCTGCGGGCGGACGAGGATCGGGCGGCGATGGCCTGTCACCTCGTCCTCGACGCTTCGGGCAAGGTGAAGAGCTGGCGTTTCTCCCGCGCGATTATCAGGGTGGCTGCGGTGCTGGCCTATGAGGACGCGCAGGCGGCCATAGACGGGACGCGGGAGGAGCCGCTGCTGGAGACGGCATTGAAGCCGCTCTGGGCCTGCTGGGCGCTGCTGCGCAAGGCGCGGGACAAGCGGGAGCCGCTGGCGCTGGACCTGCCGGAGCGGCGGGTGGTGCTGGACGAATATGGCAAGATCGTCAGCGTGGCGGTGCGCGAGCGGCTCGACGCGCATATGGTGATCGAGGATTATATGATCGCCGCCAATGTCGCGGCGGCCAAGGCGCTTGAAGCAAAGAAGGCGCCGGTCATGTATCGTGTCCATGAGCCGCCGAGCCGGGACAAGCTGGTGGCGCTGAAGGACTATCTGGCGACTTTCGACATCGAATTCGCGCTGGGACAGGTGGTGAAGCCCGCGACCTTCAACCGCCTCATCGAGCGCGTCGGGGAGGCCGAGGAAAAGCCGCAGATCATGGAGCAGATCCTGCGCAGCCAGACCCAGGCCTATTATGCGCCGTCCAATCTGGGTCATTTCGGGCTGGCTTTGGGTTCCTATGCCCATTTCACCTCACCGATCCGGCGCTATGCGGACCTGCTGGTGCATCGGGCGCTGGTCGGCGCCTATGGACTGGAACTGCCCGCGCCCAAGGGCGGCGTCATTCCCGACCGGTCTTCGCTGAGCGGCGAGGATATGGAGAATATGGGCCGCGTGGGCGAGATGATCAGCCAGCATGAGCGCCGCGCCATGGAGGCGGAGCGGGAGACGATCGACCGCTATGTCGCGGCCTTTCTGGCGGCGCATGTGGGCGATCTGGTGGAGGCGCGGATCACCGGGGTGCAGAGCTTCGGCTTCTTCGCCACGGTCGAGGGGCTGGGCGGCGACGGGCTGGTGCCGGTCTCGACTCTGGGCGACGAGCGTTTCTTCTATGACGAAGCCGGGCGAGCGCTGGAGGGGGTTGAGAGCGGAGATCGCTATACGGTCGGGCAACGCCTGCAATTGCGGCTGGCGGAGGCGGACCCGATCAACGGCGCGCTGCGCTTCGAACTGCCAGATGCCCTGCCCCAACGGCCGAGTTTCCGGAAGGATCGCGCACGTCCGGGCAGCGCCCGGCGCGGACGGCCCACCAATATCCGCCATATCGGGGCGAAGCGGGGCAAGCATCGGCGGTGA
- a CDS encoding DUF808 domain-containing protein, with the protein MPSGLIALLDDVAGIAKLTASSLDDVAAAAGKAGSKAAGVVIDDTAVTPRYVMGLTPDRELPIIWKIAKGSLRNKLLFLLPAALVLSAFAPWLLPPLLMLGGAFLCFEAAEKLLEALQGGHDLAEEALETHSSKDLEDEKVAGAIRTDFILSGEIMAIALGTVAAEPIWEQAIILVVVAFLITAGVYGVVGFIVKMDDIGLHLAERRSVGARALGRAMVKAMPLLMRILSVVGTAAMLWVGGGLIVHGLHEFHWDLIPGAIHHVAEGAAHGLPAVAPVVDWVVNAVGAGIVGLVIGGIVVAVLHLFKKH; encoded by the coding sequence ATGCCTTCGGGTCTGATCGCGCTGCTCGATGACGTAGCGGGGATTGCCAAGCTTACCGCCAGTTCGCTGGATGATGTCGCCGCCGCAGCAGGCAAGGCCGGGTCGAAGGCGGCGGGAGTCGTGATCGACGACACCGCCGTCACGCCGCGTTATGTCATGGGCCTGACGCCCGACCGCGAACTGCCCATCATCTGGAAGATCGCCAAGGGATCGCTGCGCAACAAGCTGCTGTTCCTGCTGCCCGCGGCGCTGGTGCTGAGCGCCTTCGCGCCCTGGCTGCTGCCGCCCTTGCTGATGCTGGGCGGCGCTTTTCTCTGTTTCGAAGCGGCCGAAAAGCTGCTCGAAGCGCTTCAGGGCGGCCATGATCTGGCGGAAGAAGCGCTGGAGACCCACAGTTCGAAGGATCTGGAGGATGAGAAGGTAGCCGGCGCGATTCGCACCGATTTCATCCTGTCGGGCGAGATCATGGCGATCGCGCTGGGCACGGTGGCGGCGGAACCGATCTGGGAACAGGCGATTATCCTGGTGGTCGTCGCCTTCCTGATCACGGCGGGCGTCTATGGCGTCGTCGGCTTCATCGTGAAGATGGACGATATCGGCCTGCATCTGGCCGAGCGGCGCTCGGTGGGCGCACGGGCATTGGGCCGGGCGATGGTGAAGGCCATGCCGCTACTGATGCGGATATTGAGCGTGGTGGGCACGGCGGCGATGCTCTGGGTCGGCGGCGGGCTGATCGTCCACGGGCTGCATGAATTTCACTGGGATCTGATACCCGGCGCGATCCATCATGTCGCGGAGGGCGCCGCCCATGGCTTGCCCGCCGTCGCGCCGGTGGTCGACTGGGTCGTGAACGCCGTGGGCGCGGGCATCGTCGGATTGGTCATCGGCGGCATCGTCGTGGCGGTGCTGCACCTCTTCAAGAAGCATTGA